From a single Candidatus Delongbacteria bacterium genomic region:
- a CDS encoding glycosyltransferase has translation MILLLEQMSGGGAERNALALMRHLPEMGFTPVLVLRRGRGPLLGQVPAGVPVECLETGRQLSTGRLLFRLEQLIRRHRASILFSSLPWPNSLAAFRMALGSRSLVWVASEHNNPLIQFARYSAAIRFKRMVILKHFYRRAASIVCVSEGLRTALSGITGLPLERFRTINNPIEMASSLLPDTEARDEYLGRNEPMHLLCCGRLHHQKGFDVVLRALAQVQTRPVPHLTILGGGPEETVLRRLRHELGLDDQVTLPGFVDSPWQEMRKADIFVLGSRWEGFGNVLVEAMASGLPVISTDCEFGPGEIIQHDVNGVLVPPEDPVALARAIDGLIADPQRAGRLGRAGQLRADDFSVDKKVREYADLFRELLADG, from the coding sequence GTGATCCTGTTACTGGAGCAGATGAGCGGTGGGGGGGCTGAGAGGAATGCTCTGGCCCTGATGCGCCATCTGCCGGAGATGGGATTCACGCCGGTTCTCGTTCTGCGGCGTGGGCGTGGTCCATTACTGGGGCAGGTGCCTGCCGGAGTTCCGGTGGAGTGTCTTGAAACGGGACGCCAGTTGTCAACGGGCAGGCTGTTGTTCCGGCTGGAACAGCTGATCCGGCGCCATCGGGCTTCGATCCTGTTCAGTTCCCTGCCCTGGCCGAACAGCCTGGCTGCTTTCCGGATGGCGCTGGGATCGCGATCCTTGGTCTGGGTCGCCAGTGAGCACAACAATCCGCTGATCCAGTTTGCCCGCTACAGCGCCGCCATTCGATTCAAACGGATGGTCATTCTCAAGCATTTCTATCGCCGGGCTGCGAGCATCGTGTGTGTTTCCGAGGGGCTGCGTACTGCCTTGTCGGGTATCACCGGTCTTCCGTTAGAGCGGTTTCGCACCATCAACAACCCCATCGAAATGGCATCCTCTCTGCTACCTGATACCGAAGCGCGAGATGAATATCTCGGCAGGAACGAGCCAATGCACTTGCTTTGTTGTGGGCGTTTGCATCACCAGAAGGGTTTCGATGTGGTTCTGCGAGCCCTTGCACAGGTGCAGACCCGGCCTGTACCGCACTTGACCATCTTGGGCGGTGGGCCGGAGGAGACTGTATTGCGGCGATTGAGGCATGAACTGGGCCTGGATGATCAGGTGACTCTTCCCGGTTTTGTCGATTCTCCCTGGCAGGAGATGCGAAAGGCGGACATTTTTGTGTTGGGCTCACGCTGGGAGGGGTTCGGCAATGTCCTGGTCGAAGCCATGGCGAGTGGATTGCCCGTGATCAGCACCGACTGCGAATTCGGGCCGGGCGAAATTATTCAGCACGACGTCAATGGAGTGTTGGTACCACCGGAGGATCCAGTCGCCTTGGCCCGGGCGATAGACGGATTGATTGCGGATCCACAACGTGCTGGACGCCTTGGCAGGGCTGGACAATTGCGTGCAGATGACTTCTCTGTGGACAAAAAGGTTCGGGAGTACGCCGATCTGTTCCGGGAGTTGCTGGCCGACGGTTGA
- a CDS encoding methyltransferase domain-containing protein, producing the protein MWPKAGPARFQERQSVIREIEWQVCLEAIAARAPGRFLDVGCGNAFHLWKARKLGFEVTGVDPVPGRRGVAFGKLEDWNIVLGSAEELPFDDGSFDVVFSSHSLEHFADRQQGLREMRRVLQSKGLAVITVPTGTMALINTLNHMLFATHARLLKKLLGEPTIRWRHVFLPHAHGSRCRYALAETRDFRVDAWRQRIGEVFRIVDVRRGPLYPYPDFPQWFPRMKLERYSSSVSFLCTR; encoded by the coding sequence ATGTGGCCCAAGGCCGGACCTGCCCGATTCCAGGAGCGCCAGAGTGTCATACGCGAAATCGAGTGGCAAGTGTGCCTTGAGGCCATTGCGGCCAGGGCTCCGGGAAGATTCCTTGATGTGGGGTGTGGCAACGCCTTTCACCTATGGAAAGCCCGCAAGCTGGGTTTTGAAGTGACAGGGGTGGACCCGGTTCCTGGTCGCCGTGGAGTTGCCTTCGGAAAACTCGAGGACTGGAACATCGTGCTGGGCAGTGCGGAAGAGTTGCCCTTTGACGACGGCAGTTTCGATGTGGTGTTCTCATCGCACAGTCTGGAACACTTCGCGGACAGGCAACAGGGGTTGCGCGAGATGCGGCGCGTGCTGCAGTCGAAGGGCCTGGCAGTGATCACCGTCCCAACCGGGACCATGGCCCTGATCAATACCCTGAACCATATGCTGTTCGCCACTCATGCCCGGTTGCTCAAGAAGTTGCTGGGTGAACCCACCATCCGCTGGCGGCATGTGTTTCTGCCCCATGCCCATGGCTCGCGCTGCAGGTATGCATTGGCGGAGACTCGGGATTTCCGGGTGGACGCCTGGCGGCAGCGCATCGGCGAAGTCTTCCGCATCGTGGACGTGCGACGTGGTCCACTGTATCCTTATCCCGATTTTCCCCAGTGGTTTCCCAGGATGAAGCTGGAGCGGTATTCCAGTTCCGTCTCTTTCCTCTGTACTCGATGA
- a CDS encoding glycosyltransferase family 4 protein, which produces MLQHILRFRLVGWGHGIDNEDWASGHRGWRFRLQCLLLGRTRGLLLYSHGRATELQRQLGAIPQVVAFNSLDTTGMVEHCNLLQSQGAGRRPLTASEELRLVFVGRLIPGKQLTMALEALAQFSELPWRFRILGDGPAAEALKQQANGDTRIEFLGECHEQEAVGRELASAHLLLHPGNLGLVVVHAMAYGCPVLGCRAGSRGIAHGPEAELLVDGVNGILCAAESKALLAELRALAGDPARLQAMQDAALETARERTGLNQMVSSFCEMLRIQGAITATHSAGRSS; this is translated from the coding sequence ATGCTGCAGCACATTTTGCGGTTCCGCCTGGTTGGGTGGGGTCACGGAATCGACAACGAGGACTGGGCCAGCGGCCACCGCGGCTGGCGTTTCCGCCTGCAGTGCCTCTTGCTGGGCCGTACCCGTGGCTTGCTTCTGTACTCCCACGGCCGGGCCACCGAGTTGCAGCGGCAACTGGGCGCAATTCCCCAGGTGGTTGCCTTCAACAGTCTGGATACGACAGGAATGGTTGAACATTGCAACCTGTTGCAATCCCAAGGGGCGGGGCGTCGACCACTGACAGCGTCAGAGGAATTGCGTTTGGTATTCGTGGGACGCCTGATCCCCGGGAAACAACTCACCATGGCCTTGGAGGCGCTGGCACAATTCAGCGAACTGCCTTGGCGCTTCCGCATTCTCGGAGATGGTCCAGCGGCCGAGGCACTGAAGCAGCAGGCAAATGGTGACACCCGCATCGAGTTCCTGGGTGAGTGTCACGAACAGGAAGCAGTCGGACGTGAGTTGGCCAGCGCTCATCTGTTGTTGCACCCGGGCAATCTGGGGCTTGTGGTCGTGCATGCCATGGCCTACGGCTGCCCCGTGCTGGGGTGCCGCGCGGGTTCCCGGGGCATCGCCCACGGACCAGAAGCCGAGTTGCTGGTCGATGGGGTCAACGGCATCCTTTGTGCAGCCGAGTCGAAGGCGCTTCTTGCCGAATTGCGCGCATTGGCCGGTGATCCTGCACGACTGCAGGCGATGCAGGATGCGGCTCTGGAGACAGCCCGAGAGCGAACTGGGCTAAACCAGATGGTTTCAAGTTTTTGCGAAATGCTCCGGATCCAGGGTGCGATCACTGCGACACATTCCGCAGGGCGGAGCAGCTGA
- a CDS encoding glycosyltransferase family 4 protein, which yields MGASPERTRGRCYVHARGRFVMKPDGLCFYNNDGHYLESIAKLFEELQVGGFLITPGDLEYESASQYTFRFESPTVTFDCWPSGRGTWSFVKRLLHLRGHLKHTDTVLAMGPTVGCFLTLLLAPAKARRILYSGIAFTPSGILGPLTRRLESVALRRSHAVLCTGKHLQEEFLRRGARHVECTVPLLNLQTSVLDQPPPRERRSVEHLLCVGHLGPRKRQQDLLAAGRLLLERTGSCPVIHLVGRGDLEGFRDANKETIELLGSRLVLHGHISDPEVLAGLYRQADALVICSLAEGFPRVVYEALLHGVPVISTPLPGLTADFTDGQDMLFFPFGNPQRLADCIAGLGHDPDRLNSIVERNRVFITSRLSRTPVEQLAAILEMPCQ from the coding sequence ATGGGTGCTTCCCCTGAACGCACCCGGGGGCGGTGTTATGTCCACGCTCGCGGTCGTTTCGTGATGAAACCGGACGGCCTGTGTTTCTACAACAACGATGGGCATTATCTGGAATCGATTGCCAAACTCTTCGAGGAACTGCAGGTGGGCGGATTTCTGATCACCCCAGGCGACCTGGAATACGAAAGCGCCAGCCAGTACACATTCCGCTTCGAATCCCCGACGGTCACCTTCGACTGCTGGCCGTCCGGACGGGGCACATGGTCCTTCGTCAAACGCTTGCTGCATCTGCGGGGGCACTTGAAGCATACGGACACAGTGCTGGCCATGGGACCAACCGTTGGCTGCTTCCTCACCTTGCTGCTGGCCCCGGCCAAAGCGCGGCGAATCCTCTACAGTGGCATCGCCTTCACCCCGTCAGGCATTCTGGGGCCCCTGACACGCAGGTTGGAAAGCGTGGCCTTGCGCCGCAGCCATGCGGTTCTCTGCACCGGAAAGCACCTGCAAGAGGAATTTCTCCGCCGCGGCGCCCGGCATGTCGAGTGCACGGTGCCCCTGCTGAATCTGCAGACGAGTGTGCTCGATCAGCCTCCCCCGCGTGAGCGCCGCAGCGTGGAACACCTGCTCTGTGTCGGGCATCTGGGGCCACGCAAACGCCAGCAGGATTTGCTGGCTGCAGGCAGGCTGCTGTTGGAGCGCACGGGCAGCTGTCCGGTGATACACCTGGTCGGACGTGGTGATCTGGAAGGGTTTCGCGATGCCAACAAGGAGACGATCGAACTCCTTGGGTCCCGGTTGGTCCTGCACGGGCATATTTCCGACCCGGAGGTACTGGCGGGTCTGTACCGCCAGGCCGATGCCCTGGTGATCTGCAGCCTGGCCGAGGGCTTTCCCCGGGTGGTTTACGAAGCCTTGCTCCATGGAGTGCCAGTGATCAGCACGCCCCTTCCTGGCTTGACGGCGGATTTCACGGATGGGCAGGACATGCTTTTCTTCCCCTTTGGCAACCCGCAACGACTGGCGGACTGCATTGCCGGGCTCGGACACGATCCGGACCGGCTGAACAGCATCGTGGAACGCAACCGGGTGTTCATCACATCCCGACTCAGCCGGACTCCCGTGGAACAGCTGGCTGCAATACTGGAAATGCCATGTCAATGA
- the asnB gene encoding asparagine synthase (glutamine-hydrolyzing), with translation MCGIAGFVRTTVCDSGREHIREMCRRMAHRGPDDAGTAVLDGEQVFLGFRRLSILDLSRAGHQPMMHPSRDLVIVFNGELYNFQEVRAELEGLGTVFHSHGDTEVLLAAWHRWGEACLQRFRGMFAFALWDRRDRSLWLVRDRLGIKPLYYTDEGQPAFASEVKSLLALPWVNATPDMEGVLGHLLFLWLPEPRTAFAGIQKLAAGHLLHWKGGRSEIRPWWEPELTESPRPEDEREALEELKSLFDRVIQRHLISDVPVGAFLSGGLDSSLIVARMATLRRQGAERPLDTYSIIFSERDKAFEAMPDDQRYARLVAQHTGSNHHEILVEDDVVEHLDRLVWHLDEPIADPAAINTWLICRQARKQGTTVMLSGMGADEVFGGYRKHLSASLAADFRRWVPGILRTGVIAPLVAALPVAGRNRGYRLFRWAKRFMKSANLPPLECFMGNYAYYDERELNGLLRPEHGFRWNETWSVRRHRELLEPVRDCDMVQQMTWLDTRLFLVSHNLNYSDKASMAAGVELRVPFVDHEFTDWALDLPSRHRIRGLRQKHLLKELGLGMLPRNVVERPKAPFGSPLRSWMRHGLKPLLDEVFSEESVRRRGLFDYRALAVMRTDNDSGQADYGHRLWALLTLELWFRRFIDGRVPFESNTPDPIGSGRELVLD, from the coding sequence ATGTGTGGCATCGCAGGATTCGTCAGGACAACCGTTTGCGATTCGGGTCGCGAGCACATCCGTGAAATGTGCAGACGGATGGCCCACCGGGGGCCCGATGATGCAGGAACGGCCGTGCTCGATGGCGAGCAAGTCTTCCTTGGGTTCCGGCGCCTCAGCATCCTTGATCTCAGCAGGGCCGGACACCAGCCGATGATGCACCCCAGCCGGGATCTGGTGATCGTTTTCAACGGCGAACTCTACAATTTCCAGGAAGTGCGTGCCGAGCTGGAAGGGTTGGGCACAGTCTTTCACAGCCACGGGGACACCGAGGTGCTGCTTGCGGCCTGGCATCGCTGGGGCGAAGCCTGCCTGCAACGCTTTCGGGGCATGTTCGCCTTCGCCCTGTGGGACCGGCGCGACCGCAGCCTGTGGCTGGTTCGAGATCGCCTGGGCATCAAGCCTCTGTATTACACGGACGAAGGCCAGCCCGCCTTCGCCAGCGAGGTTAAAAGTCTGCTCGCTCTGCCCTGGGTGAACGCCACTCCCGACATGGAAGGAGTGCTGGGGCACCTGCTGTTCCTCTGGCTGCCTGAGCCGCGTACGGCCTTTGCCGGCATCCAGAAGCTGGCGGCCGGGCACTTGCTGCACTGGAAGGGCGGGCGCAGCGAGATCCGCCCATGGTGGGAACCAGAATTGACGGAATCACCCAGACCGGAAGACGAGCGGGAAGCCCTCGAGGAGCTTAAATCGCTTTTTGACCGCGTGATCCAACGGCATCTGATTTCGGATGTACCGGTGGGTGCCTTTCTCAGCGGGGGACTGGACAGCAGCCTGATCGTGGCCCGTATGGCGACTTTGCGCCGTCAAGGGGCGGAGCGCCCCCTGGACACGTACTCCATCATCTTCAGCGAACGGGACAAGGCCTTCGAGGCGATGCCGGACGATCAGCGCTATGCCCGCCTTGTGGCACAGCATACAGGCAGCAATCACCATGAGATACTGGTCGAGGACGATGTGGTGGAGCATCTGGATCGCTTGGTGTGGCATCTGGACGAACCGATAGCGGACCCAGCTGCTATCAATACTTGGCTGATCTGTCGCCAGGCCCGGAAGCAGGGAACCACCGTGATGCTTTCGGGAATGGGGGCCGATGAAGTATTCGGCGGATACCGCAAGCATCTGAGCGCCAGCCTTGCCGCGGACTTCCGCCGCTGGGTTCCGGGTATTCTGCGTACGGGCGTGATCGCGCCTCTGGTCGCTGCATTGCCGGTGGCCGGCCGCAATCGCGGCTATCGCCTGTTCCGCTGGGCCAAGCGCTTCATGAAAAGTGCCAACCTGCCGCCCCTCGAGTGTTTCATGGGCAACTACGCCTACTACGACGAGCGGGAATTGAACGGTCTGCTGCGACCCGAGCACGGATTCCGCTGGAACGAAACCTGGAGTGTGCGCCGCCATCGCGAGCTGCTGGAACCTGTGCGTGACTGCGACATGGTGCAGCAGATGACTTGGCTGGACACTCGCCTGTTTCTGGTGAGCCACAATCTGAACTATTCGGACAAGGCCAGCATGGCTGCCGGCGTGGAACTGCGTGTGCCATTTGTGGATCACGAATTCACGGACTGGGCACTGGACCTGCCCTCGCGGCATCGGATTCGCGGCCTGCGTCAGAAGCACTTGTTGAAGGAGCTTGGTCTCGGCATGTTGCCGCGGAACGTGGTCGAACGCCCCAAAGCGCCATTCGGCAGCCCGCTGCGCTCGTGGATGCGTCACGGACTCAAACCCTTGCTGGACGAGGTCTTCAGTGAGGAAAGCGTACGCCGCCGCGGCTTGTTTGATTATCGAGCCCTGGCTGTCATGCGGACAGACAACGACAGCGGACAGGCAGACTACGGCCACCGGCTGTGGGCCCTTTTGACCCTGGAACTGTGGTTCCGTCGTTTCATCGATGGACGAGTTCCCTTCGAATCCAACACGCCCGACCCCATTGGTTCCGGGCGTGAGCTGGTGCTCGATTGA
- a CDS encoding oligosaccharide flippase family protein: MSAEKERLWAGKHTAAEVGNGRNPLRRRLLSHLRYSGFFGQMLNYGLGSILQKLLGILLLPLYIHALHPAELGALALIEVCQTFFTALGSLGIPYALLRFATDGSSSIGTLLRTSVVCSAVPGLVLSGALMLGFQGLLGLMRLDSSYSQAMLLGLGLIPLQILQNILQNIWRIEARARRFSLLMTLQAAVLLLSTAWMVIPMGLGIRGILLGRYAGTALLLLCGAWQYGSVIVAGHLDRDLGRRMLGFGLPLIPHKLNLLLNSKVDRLLLQYMLGPAAVGIYELAFRVATYLQSALSPLESAFLPYVIRHQDRKDRTSNLGLVTNFMLLAIVLGTLGLLYGGPLLVHWADVGGKYPLPEHLMALLVLGMMVSLTYNVVAYPLYTNRRTKMMPLISGLGMASNILGNLWLIPAAGPVGAAWATLFSNSVMTSLGHWASRRQQGCNLLPGLSLVGLVMLVVVGWLLWGVLW, translated from the coding sequence ATGTCCGCTGAAAAGGAGAGACTCTGGGCCGGTAAGCACACGGCGGCTGAAGTGGGCAATGGCAGAAATCCTTTGCGCCGACGCCTGTTGTCACACCTGAGGTACAGCGGTTTCTTCGGCCAGATGCTGAACTACGGACTGGGCAGCATTCTCCAGAAGCTGCTGGGTATCCTGCTGCTGCCGTTGTACATCCACGCACTCCATCCAGCCGAGCTGGGCGCCCTCGCGCTGATCGAAGTGTGCCAGACCTTCTTCACCGCCCTGGGCTCCCTGGGTATCCCCTATGCACTGCTGCGGTTCGCAACGGATGGATCGAGTTCAATCGGCACTCTTCTGCGTACCTCGGTGGTCTGCAGCGCCGTGCCTGGCCTGGTATTGAGTGGCGCCCTGATGCTTGGGTTCCAGGGTCTGCTGGGGTTGATGCGGCTGGATTCCAGCTACAGTCAGGCGATGCTGCTCGGGCTGGGGCTGATTCCGTTGCAGATACTGCAGAACATTCTGCAAAACATCTGGCGCATCGAAGCCCGTGCACGCCGGTTCTCCCTGCTCATGACACTGCAGGCGGCAGTCCTGCTACTGTCCACCGCCTGGATGGTGATTCCCATGGGCCTGGGAATCCGGGGCATCCTGCTCGGCCGCTATGCCGGAACGGCCTTACTGCTGCTTTGCGGTGCTTGGCAGTACGGTTCCGTGATCGTCGCCGGCCATCTGGACCGGGATCTGGGTCGGCGCATGCTTGGATTCGGCCTGCCCCTGATTCCCCACAAGCTGAACCTGCTGCTGAACAGCAAAGTGGATCGGTTATTGTTGCAGTACATGCTGGGACCGGCGGCTGTGGGCATCTATGAACTGGCCTTCCGGGTTGCCACCTACCTGCAGAGTGCGCTCTCTCCTCTGGAATCGGCATTCCTGCCCTATGTGATCCGTCACCAGGATCGCAAGGACCGAACGTCCAACCTGGGCCTTGTAACCAACTTCATGCTGCTGGCCATCGTCCTGGGCACCCTGGGCCTGCTGTATGGAGGTCCGCTGCTGGTGCATTGGGCCGACGTCGGCGGCAAGTACCCGCTGCCAGAACACCTGATGGCGCTGCTGGTGCTGGGAATGATGGTCAGCCTGACCTACAATGTGGTGGCCTATCCTTTGTACACCAACCGTCGGACGAAGATGATGCCCCTGATCTCGGGACTTGGCATGGCCAGCAACATCCTGGGAAACCTGTGGCTGATTCCTGCCGCTGGTCCAGTGGGTGCAGCCTGGGCAACTCTGTTCAGCAATTCCGTCATGACCAGTCTGGGCCACTGGGCCTCACGGCGGCAGCAGGGCTGCAATCTACTGCCCGGGTTGTCTCTCGTAGGGTTGGTAATGCTGGTCGTAGTGGGGTGGCTGCTCTGGGGTGTGCTGTGGTAA
- a CDS encoding class I SAM-dependent methyltransferase encodes MSRGQQLTLIGSWKAEVDYMASLILSVPVESGESMRILEAGCGRKWPFNFSAVPHHLTGVDLDAMALQIRAQTLGDLHEAIVGDLCTVDLGENKFHVIYCSFVLEHIPEARKALENLIRSTRQGGVIIVKVPDPVSVQGFVTRWTPHWFHVLYYRHILRNPNAGKPGHGPYPTHYTPVISRPGIRQFCDNSEGRVAMEMELGDGYSSPGKGLRGKLIWLAKSTFWMLSLGRLSRTHTDLLFVMRKANGN; translated from the coding sequence ATGAGCCGGGGACAGCAGTTGACGTTGATCGGAAGCTGGAAGGCCGAGGTCGACTACATGGCTTCACTGATACTATCGGTCCCGGTTGAGTCAGGTGAGTCAATGCGGATACTTGAGGCTGGCTGTGGTCGGAAATGGCCATTCAACTTCAGCGCTGTTCCGCATCATCTTACCGGAGTGGATCTGGATGCCATGGCTCTTCAGATCCGTGCCCAGACTTTGGGTGATCTCCATGAGGCGATTGTGGGCGATCTGTGCACTGTCGACCTCGGGGAGAACAAATTCCATGTCATCTATTGTTCGTTTGTGCTTGAGCACATTCCGGAGGCCAGAAAGGCGTTGGAGAACTTGATCAGGTCAACGCGTCAGGGAGGTGTGATCATCGTGAAAGTTCCGGATCCGGTTTCCGTGCAGGGATTCGTTACTCGTTGGACTCCGCATTGGTTTCATGTGTTGTACTATCGGCACATCCTGCGGAACCCCAATGCTGGCAAACCTGGACACGGTCCTTATCCGACTCACTATACCCCCGTGATCAGCAGACCCGGGATCCGTCAGTTCTGCGACAACAGTGAAGGCAGGGTCGCAATGGAGATGGAACTGGGCGATGGTTATTCCTCTCCTGGAAAAGGATTGCGTGGCAAATTGATCTGGTTGGCCAAGTCCACATTCTGGATGCTTTCACTGGGAAGACTAAGCAGGACACACACAGATCTGCTCTTCGTCATGAGAAAGGCAAATGGGAACTGA
- a CDS encoding polysaccharide pyruvyl transferase family protein, whose amino-acid sequence MSMTVCLMNVGFGGNKGAEAMLVTMLQQLHQRFPGIRLAIERPAREHPGYYRERITELREAGMNLCWIDFHPAWRMASPLKAYSDEQGAQVSPDAVIDLGGLNFQDRSQRGSLRTVIRHLPFVSRGIPLFFFTQDMGPMEYWFTRFCARLLLRRARRIFTRSARTHELLARGVPLRNLPLAGPFADSTFALQSHVASAPTHTDNLPLLVISPSQVVERLNPQSYRLLLEMLLKELIPHYRVLLLAHTFAPGDTKDDADLCRELHRDFPTCLLGDENLPVEILKGRIGAARLVVSSRFHVLVAALGQGVPVVALGWNPKYGSLLGSFGIEFANVTDTAPEQCGKIVELLGTLDAPNIRATVARHAERARTEAMASFDMLEQELRSIHVR is encoded by the coding sequence ATGTCAATGACCGTGTGCCTGATGAACGTGGGTTTCGGCGGCAACAAAGGTGCCGAGGCCATGCTGGTGACCATGTTGCAACAGTTGCACCAGCGATTTCCGGGCATTCGTCTGGCCATCGAGCGTCCTGCCAGGGAGCACCCAGGCTATTATCGGGAGCGGATCACGGAACTGCGCGAAGCGGGAATGAACCTGTGCTGGATTGATTTCCACCCGGCATGGCGGATGGCATCGCCTTTGAAGGCATATAGCGATGAGCAGGGGGCCCAAGTTAGCCCCGACGCGGTGATCGACCTGGGCGGCCTCAATTTTCAGGACCGCAGCCAGCGGGGCTCTCTGCGAACGGTGATACGTCACCTTCCCTTCGTTTCCCGGGGCATTCCGCTGTTCTTCTTCACCCAGGACATGGGTCCAATGGAGTACTGGTTCACCCGGTTCTGCGCCCGGTTGCTGCTGCGCCGAGCCCGCAGGATTTTTACCCGCAGTGCGCGAACCCATGAATTGCTGGCGCGGGGGGTGCCTCTGCGCAACCTGCCTCTGGCCGGACCGTTCGCGGACTCCACTTTTGCCCTTCAGTCCCACGTAGCCTCTGCTCCGACACACACTGACAACCTCCCGTTGCTTGTGATCAGCCCGTCGCAAGTAGTCGAACGTTTGAACCCACAGTCATACCGGCTGCTGCTTGAAATGCTTCTGAAGGAATTGATTCCGCACTACCGTGTACTGCTCCTCGCACACACCTTCGCCCCGGGAGACACAAAGGACGATGCGGACCTGTGCCGGGAGCTGCACCGGGATTTTCCGACTTGTCTGCTTGGGGATGAGAACCTGCCGGTGGAGATCCTGAAAGGTCGTATCGGGGCAGCCCGGTTGGTTGTGTCCAGCCGTTTCCATGTGCTCGTGGCCGCGCTGGGTCAGGGAGTTCCGGTTGTCGCCCTAGGGTGGAACCCCAAGTATGGCAGCTTGCTGGGAAGTTTCGGCATCGAGTTCGCCAATGTGACTGACACTGCGCCGGAACAATGCGGGAAGATCGTCGAGCTGCTGGGCACTCTGGACGCCCCCAATATCCGGGCCACAGTCGCCAGGCACGCCGAGCGTGCCCGGACTGAAGCGATGGCCAGTTTCGACATGCTGGAACAGGAACTGCGCTCGATCCATGTCCGCTGA
- a CDS encoding glycosyltransferase family 4 protein: protein MRLLAFMPAPPPFNGATYMVRLLVESPFARQHGLVHIDCGFSRTIGEYTRFSVKKTLLFARYWLRLVGSILTRRPDYVLFTPAFSRNPFIKDALYWLTARALGCRVILWAHGNGLDRLYADSGRVMKAFIRFAHRHARVAVTVGQRLDFNYSFLLPAERIDFVHNGIPVVEKVLAAPAPHGQRVLYLSNMIESKGWKVLYLAACTLCDELSELQVDFCGHPDTQSRKELDAFFREGPHPERIRYHGPVHGVEKQRMLEACTVFCFPSAFPFEAFPLVNLEAMQAGKPIVTTDQGAIPEAVVNGQGGLIVPRNEPAVLADALRSLLESPERCALMGSYNRSLFTRQFTLNAFSQSWSNLLERLALEDGVLPVSRKGTA, encoded by the coding sequence ATGCGACTTCTAGCTTTCATGCCAGCGCCTCCGCCCTTCAATGGGGCGACCTATATGGTCAGGCTGCTGGTGGAGTCCCCTTTCGCCAGGCAGCATGGCCTGGTACACATCGACTGCGGCTTCTCCCGCACCATCGGCGAGTATACCCGCTTTTCCGTCAAGAAAACATTGCTGTTCGCCAGATACTGGCTCCGGCTGGTCGGCTCCATCCTGACCCGGCGCCCGGACTATGTGCTGTTCACTCCGGCCTTCTCCCGCAACCCGTTCATCAAGGATGCACTGTATTGGCTCACGGCCCGGGCCCTGGGCTGTCGGGTGATCCTCTGGGCCCACGGCAATGGCCTGGATCGACTGTATGCGGACAGTGGTCGTGTGATGAAAGCATTCATCCGCTTCGCACATCGCCACGCGCGGGTGGCTGTCACCGTCGGCCAGCGACTGGACTTCAACTATTCCTTTCTGCTGCCCGCGGAACGGATCGATTTCGTGCACAACGGCATCCCTGTTGTCGAAAAGGTTCTGGCGGCCCCCGCCCCGCACGGGCAACGCGTGCTTTACCTTTCCAACATGATCGAAAGCAAGGGCTGGAAAGTACTCTACTTGGCGGCGTGCACCCTGTGCGACGAGCTGTCGGAGCTGCAGGTCGACTTCTGCGGCCACCCCGACACCCAAAGCCGTAAAGAACTGGATGCATTCTTCAGGGAGGGCCCACATCCGGAACGTATCCGCTACCATGGTCCCGTGCATGGAGTTGAGAAGCAGCGCATGCTGGAGGCCTGCACCGTGTTCTGTTTTCCAAGTGCCTTCCCGTTCGAAGCATTCCCGTTGGTGAATCTGGAGGCCATGCAGGCCGGCAAACCGATTGTCACCACGGATCAGGGGGCCATCCCGGAGGCAGTGGTAAACGGCCAGGGCGGTCTGATCGTACCACGGAACGAGCCCGCTGTTCTGGCAGACGCCCTGCGCTCGCTGCTGGAATCCCCGGAACGCTGTGCCCTGATGGGCTCCTACAACCGCAGTCTCTTCACCAGACAATTCACACTGAACGCGTTCAGCCAATCCTGGTCGAATCTTCTGGAACGCCTGGCCCTTGAGGACGGTGTACTTCCAGTCTCACGAAAGGGCACTGCCTGA